Proteins encoded in a region of the Chitinophagaceae bacterium genome:
- a CDS encoding SDR family oxidoreductase, translating into MYTKPMLRDDAMRGETIIVTGGGTGLGKSMSKYFLELGANVVITSRKKEVLDKSAEELSKATGGEVLPVVCDVRDYAQVENVLEKTVEKFGSVQGLVNNAAGNFISPTERLSPKAFDVIVDIVLKGSYNCALAIGKYWIKNKIRGKVLSIVTTYAWTGSAYVVPSACGKAGVLAMTRSLAVEWAKYGIRLNAIAPGPFPTEGAWSRLFPKELEKLFDANTKIPLKRYGNHQELANLSAYLMSDFSSYITGEVITIDGGEWLKGAGEFNVLEEVPEEMWDELEKIVRKGKSS; encoded by the coding sequence ATGTACACAAAACCCATGTTACGCGATGATGCAATGAGAGGCGAAACAATAATTGTTACAGGCGGAGGAACAGGCCTGGGAAAATCTATGAGTAAATATTTTTTGGAGTTAGGTGCCAATGTTGTGATTACAAGCCGCAAAAAAGAGGTTTTAGATAAAAGTGCAGAGGAACTTTCAAAAGCTACCGGAGGCGAAGTATTGCCCGTAGTTTGTGACGTGAGAGATTATGCACAGGTAGAAAATGTATTGGAAAAAACGGTTGAAAAATTTGGCTCTGTGCAGGGGCTTGTGAATAATGCTGCCGGGAATTTTATCAGTCCAACGGAAAGGCTTTCACCTAAAGCGTTCGATGTGATAGTGGATATTGTTTTGAAAGGCTCTTATAATTGCGCTTTGGCTATCGGAAAATACTGGATAAAAAATAAAATCAGAGGTAAAGTGCTGAGTATAGTTACGACTTACGCCTGGACAGGCTCTGCATATGTGGTACCTTCCGCTTGCGGCAAAGCCGGTGTTTTAGCCATGACTCGCTCGCTGGCTGTGGAATGGGCTAAGTATGGTATCCGCTTAAATGCCATAGCTCCCGGTCCTTTCCCGACAGAGGGTGCGTGGTCGCGACTTTTCCCGAAGGAGTTAGAAAAGCTTTTTGATGCAAATACTAAAATCCCTTTAAAAAGATATGGAAACCATCAGGAGCTGGCAAATTTGTCTGCTTATCTTATGTCTGATTTTTCATCTTATATTACCGGCGAGGTCATTACAATTGATGGTGGTGAATGGCTCAAAGGTGCCGGAGAGTTTAATGTTTTGGAGGAAGTTCCCGAAGAAATGTGGGATGAACTGGAAAAAATAGTTAGAAAGGGCAAAAGTAGTTAA
- a CDS encoding kazal domain protein, with product MKIKLLYFLVISLAFLALSSCGKSKPCIDPASYDPHRACSNFVDPVCGCDDIQYRNACEAERNGVQLWIQGPC from the coding sequence ATGAAAATAAAATTACTGTATTTTTTAGTTATTAGCCTGGCGTTCTTAGCCTTGAGCTCCTGTGGAAAATCAAAGCCATGCATAGACCCGGCCTCATACGACCCTCATCGCGCCTGTTCAAACTTCGTTGACCCGGTTTGCGGATGCGATGACATACAGTACCGAAATGCCTGTGAAGCTGAGAGAAACGGTGTGCAATTATGGATTCAGGGCCCCTGTTAA
- a CDS encoding phenylalanine--tRNA ligase subunit beta — protein sequence MKLSLFLLKNYIQTPLDENEIAEILTDIGLEVEGVERFSSVKGGYKGLVVGEVTHTEKHPNADRLKITKVQVGNNEELQIVCGAPNVESGQKVVVAKVGTTIYPVEGDSFEIKKTKIRGVESFGMICAEDEIGAGSSHDGIMVLPVHSNPGDEIKDILPVFEDVIFEIGLTPNRTDAMSHHGVAIDLHAALKARKKESRLILTDSTKLTDISAESPVKIKIEDEQACPVYSGICFHNLKVKPSPSWLQNQLLSIGVKPINNVVDITNLVLKELGQPLHAFDLKKVSGDSIIIRKAKKDESIITLDKKERKLQTTDLVICDKEKPLCIAGVMGGLNSGITEESSTLFLESAYFSPEGIRKTSIHHQLRSDAAMRYEKGADPFITLKALERAAFLLKDLANAEISGQALTVKPAQPPFFKVELRMKQLNKIAGMNFDKAEVNRILTDLQILIKEEHADTFKLEIPPAKTDVIREIDVIEEIIRIYGINEIPVNDDLQMKLPGKLTDAADEFYEKTAQYLSSHGFFEMNNNSISRGEYYPEDDTSVVRIIKSANAELNVLRKDLYHCGLEAIRFNKNRNYPNLRLFEAGKIYQKTNDSYEEKDKFMIWMTGSINENSWRGKSAKMDLFMLKSFAENILKIAGIEDTLITQFEEDNYLHSGISYVAGSNTVLQIGHVNENLSEKFDISQPVIIAEFNWPILVERFKNQSIINKEIPKYPSVKRDLAILIPSATAYIDLKNVILQINKKIIQSVDIFDTYKGKGIPEDKKSYAFRISFQHTEKTLTDKEVDKEMKKIIFRLEKDFGAQIRE from the coding sequence ATGAAATTATCGCTCTTTCTGCTTAAAAATTATATTCAAACCCCTTTAGATGAAAATGAGATTGCCGAAATTCTTACTGATATTGGTCTTGAGGTAGAGGGAGTTGAACGATTCAGCAGTGTAAAAGGAGGATATAAAGGTTTGGTTGTGGGTGAAGTAACGCATACAGAAAAACATCCTAATGCCGATCGCCTGAAAATCACAAAAGTTCAGGTCGGAAATAATGAAGAGCTGCAGATTGTTTGTGGAGCACCTAATGTAGAGAGCGGACAAAAGGTAGTAGTAGCAAAAGTAGGGACAACAATTTATCCTGTAGAAGGAGATTCGTTTGAAATTAAAAAAACAAAAATCAGAGGGGTAGAGTCCTTCGGAATGATTTGTGCCGAAGACGAAATCGGAGCCGGCAGCAGCCATGACGGCATAATGGTTTTGCCCGTACACAGCAATCCCGGAGATGAGATAAAAGATATACTTCCTGTTTTTGAAGATGTGATATTTGAAATAGGACTTACACCCAACAGAACGGATGCCATGTCTCACCACGGAGTAGCCATCGATTTACATGCCGCTCTAAAAGCCAGAAAAAAAGAGTCCAGATTAATTTTAACGGATAGTACTAAACTGACGGATATTTCTGCTGAAAGTCCGGTGAAAATAAAAATTGAAGATGAGCAGGCTTGTCCTGTTTACAGTGGCATTTGCTTTCATAATCTAAAGGTTAAGCCTTCCCCTTCATGGCTTCAGAATCAACTGCTTTCGATTGGTGTGAAACCCATAAACAATGTCGTTGACATAACAAATCTGGTTTTAAAAGAACTGGGACAGCCCCTGCATGCTTTTGATTTAAAAAAAGTAAGTGGAGATTCCATCATAATCCGCAAGGCTAAAAAAGATGAATCCATCATTACGCTTGACAAAAAAGAAAGAAAGCTTCAAACAACGGATTTGGTGATTTGTGATAAAGAAAAACCCCTTTGTATAGCCGGTGTGATGGGAGGCTTAAATTCGGGTATTACTGAAGAAAGCAGCACTCTTTTTTTAGAAAGCGCCTATTTTTCACCGGAAGGTATCCGAAAAACTTCAATACACCACCAATTACGTTCTGACGCAGCAATGAGGTATGAAAAAGGAGCCGATCCATTCATTACCTTAAAAGCTCTTGAAAGAGCTGCTTTTCTGCTGAAAGATTTGGCAAATGCTGAGATTTCCGGTCAAGCCCTGACTGTAAAGCCCGCTCAACCTCCATTTTTCAAAGTTGAACTGAGAATGAAGCAGTTGAATAAAATAGCCGGAATGAATTTCGATAAGGCGGAGGTTAACCGTATTCTTACAGATTTACAAATACTTATAAAAGAAGAACATGCAGATACATTTAAGCTTGAAATCCCACCTGCAAAAACAGATGTGATTCGGGAAATAGATGTGATAGAAGAGATAATCAGAATTTACGGTATAAATGAAATCCCGGTTAATGATGATTTACAAATGAAATTACCCGGAAAACTAACGGATGCTGCCGACGAATTTTATGAAAAAACAGCTCAATACCTATCATCTCATGGTTTTTTTGAAATGAATAATAACTCCATCAGCCGGGGCGAGTATTATCCGGAAGATGACACTTCTGTTGTGCGAATTATTAAAAGTGCCAATGCAGAGTTGAATGTCTTACGAAAAGATCTTTATCACTGTGGCCTGGAAGCTATCCGCTTTAATAAAAATCGAAACTATCCAAACCTAAGACTCTTTGAGGCCGGAAAAATTTATCAAAAGACAAATGACAGCTACGAGGAAAAAGACAAATTCATGATTTGGATGACCGGCAGCATAAATGAAAACAGTTGGAGAGGAAAATCTGCAAAAATGGACTTGTTTATGCTAAAAAGTTTTGCAGAAAATATTCTGAAAATTGCCGGCATAGAAGATACTCTTATCACACAATTTGAAGAAGATAACTATCTGCACTCAGGCATTTCTTATGTAGCGGGAAGCAATACTGTTTTGCAGATTGGTCATGTGAATGAAAATCTCAGTGAAAAATTTGACATCAGTCAGCCGGTAATTATTGCTGAATTTAATTGGCCTATATTGGTTGAACGCTTTAAAAATCAATCAATAATTAATAAAGAAATACCGAAATATCCTTCTGTTAAAAGAGATCTGGCCATTTTAATACCTTCAGCTACTGCCTATATCGATTTAAAAAATGTAATTCTGCAAATAAATAAAAAAATCATTCAGTCAGTAGATATTTTTGATACCTATAAAGGAAAAGGCATTCCGGAGGATAAAAAATCCTATGCTTTTAGAATTAGTTTTCAGCATACCGAAAAAACTTTGACAGACAAGGAAGTTGACAAGGAAATGAAAAAAATCATCTTCCGGCTTGAGAAAGATTTTGGTGCTCAGATACGGGAATAA
- a CDS encoding cell division protein ZapA, with protein sequence MSKKISINVVIADRPYPMLIDPEEEEMVRKAAKQINEDIRNFKNKYEAKDKQDFLAMCSLIYAVKNAQSEKNIQLKDQSVMDEINEILKKIENTDRL encoded by the coding sequence ATGTCAAAAAAGATTAGTATAAATGTAGTCATTGCAGACAGGCCTTACCCAATGCTGATAGACCCTGAGGAAGAAGAGATGGTAAGAAAAGCTGCCAAGCAGATTAATGAAGACATCCGAAATTTCAAAAACAAGTATGAGGCAAAAGATAAGCAGGATTTTTTGGCCATGTGCTCATTAATTTATGCCGTAAAAAATGCACAGTCTGAAAAAAACATTCAGCTGAAAGACCAATCTGTAATGGATGAAATAAACGAGATTTTAAAAAAAATTGAGAATACCGACCGTTTATAA
- a CDS encoding alpha/beta hydrolase: MAAKHLYYRKIEKSPELPWLVFVHGAGGSNLTWKRQEDFFKNHFNLLIPDLRDHGDTGNLDNQENYTFKLIASDLIKVLDKEKIREAHFAGVSMGTLVIHAIYRFFPERISSMILYGGVFRNDFRLRFFTATAKTLNYILPYHIMYRFFAQIVMPGNNHKKARNIMIQESAKLSAEAYNKWVGLYTGFGQFMKQIVNSPFNIPALACMGSQDFVFLNGAKNFAERNKSLNLKIIKNCGHVCNIERPGEVNKLSLNFLNELMFAKNAI; the protein is encoded by the coding sequence ATGGCAGCAAAACATTTGTATTACCGAAAAATTGAAAAGTCTCCGGAACTTCCCTGGCTTGTATTTGTACATGGTGCCGGAGGAAGCAATCTGACATGGAAGCGACAGGAAGATTTTTTCAAAAATCACTTTAATCTGTTAATCCCTGATTTAAGAGACCACGGCGATACAGGCAACTTAGACAATCAGGAAAACTATACTTTTAAGCTGATAGCTTCAGATTTGATTAAAGTTTTAGATAAGGAAAAAATCCGGGAAGCCCATTTTGCCGGTGTCTCTATGGGGACTTTAGTTATTCACGCTATTTATAGGTTTTTTCCTGAAAGAATCAGCTCCATGATACTTTACGGGGGCGTGTTTAGAAATGATTTCCGCTTACGTTTTTTTACTGCAACTGCCAAAACCTTAAATTATATTTTGCCATACCACATTATGTACCGATTCTTTGCCCAAATTGTGATGCCCGGGAACAATCATAAAAAAGCAAGAAATATAATGATACAGGAATCTGCTAAATTATCGGCGGAAGCCTATAATAAGTGGGTGGGACTCTATACCGGATTTGGTCAATTTATGAAGCAAATAGTAAACAGCCCTTTTAATATACCTGCTTTAGCTTGTATGGGTTCACAGGATTTTGTGTTTCTTAACGGGGCTAAAAATTTTGCCGAAAGAAATAAATCACTTAATCTGAAAATCATTAAAAACTGTGGCCATGTATGTAATATTGAAAGACCGGGAGAAGTAAACAAGCTGAGCCTCAACTTTTTAAATGAATTAATGTTTGCTAAAAACGCTATTTAG
- a CDS encoding sigma-70 family RNA polymerase sigma factor → MLKQKLSDKELVKLYLKGDEYALECLINRHRDKVYTSIYMFVKDTYLAEDIFQETFIKVVDTLRSGKYHEEGKFLPWVLRIAHNLCIDFFRKTKRSPSVTNPEGFDIFNILVFAEENAEQKIIKNQTHRKVRQLLEELPQEQKEIVILRHYANLSFKEIANITGVSINTALGRMRYALINLRKIIEEKAISL, encoded by the coding sequence ATGTTAAAGCAAAAGTTAAGCGACAAAGAGTTAGTAAAACTATATTTGAAAGGGGATGAATATGCTTTGGAATGTCTAATTAACAGACACAGAGACAAAGTCTATACCTCAATCTATATGTTCGTTAAAGACACATATCTTGCCGAAGATATTTTTCAGGAAACATTTATTAAAGTTGTAGACACCCTGCGTTCAGGGAAATACCATGAAGAAGGGAAATTCCTTCCATGGGTGTTGAGAATTGCACACAACTTATGTATAGATTTTTTCCGCAAAACGAAAAGAAGCCCATCCGTAACTAACCCGGAAGGTTTCGATATATTCAATATTTTAGTTTTTGCAGAAGAAAATGCAGAGCAAAAAATAATTAAAAATCAAACCCATAGAAAAGTAAGACAACTTCTTGAAGAGCTCCCTCAAGAGCAAAAAGAAATTGTAATACTCAGACACTATGCAAACCTTAGCTTTAAGGAAATTGCAAACATTACCGGTGTAAGCATCAATACAGCACTTGGTCGTATGCGTTATGCATTGATCAATCTTCGTAAAATAATCGAAGAAAAAGCCATCAGCTTATAA
- the nth gene encoding endonuclease III: protein MLKPERFKHFIEYFSKNHPEVETELIYENPFQLLIAVILSAQCTDKRVNMTTPALFEKYPNPEAMAEAEVEEIFQYIKSISYPNNKSKHLQGTARMLRDQYDSQVPGDVTELQKLPGVGRKTAHVILSCLFNQPTLAVDTHVFRVSRRIGLTTNAKTPLQTEKQLVKYLPEEIIATAHHWLILHGRYVCLARNPKCDKCGISWFCKFYEKNQKEKLKKVT, encoded by the coding sequence ATGTTAAAACCGGAAAGATTTAAACACTTTATAGAATACTTCAGCAAGAATCACCCCGAGGTGGAGACTGAATTAATTTATGAAAATCCTTTTCAACTTTTAATTGCGGTTATTTTATCAGCACAATGCACTGACAAACGTGTGAATATGACCACTCCGGCTTTGTTTGAAAAATACCCGAATCCGGAAGCTATGGCTGAGGCAGAAGTTGAAGAAATCTTCCAATATATTAAAAGTATCAGCTACCCCAATAATAAAAGTAAACACTTACAAGGAACAGCCAGAATGTTGAGAGATCAATATGACAGCCAAGTTCCCGGGGATGTAACTGAACTGCAAAAATTACCCGGTGTTGGACGAAAAACGGCACACGTTATTCTGTCTTGTTTGTTTAATCAACCGACTTTAGCTGTAGACACACATGTGTTCCGGGTTTCGCGAAGAATTGGCCTTACGACAAATGCGAAAACACCGCTTCAAACTGAAAAACAATTGGTAAAGTACCTTCCGGAGGAAATTATTGCAACAGCTCATCACTGGTTAATTTTACATGGCAGATATGTTTGTCTGGCAAGAAACCCCAAGTGTGACAAGTGTGGAATTAGCTGGTTTTGTAAATTTTATGAGAAAAATCAAAAAGAAAAGCTAAAAAAAGTCACATAA
- the recA gene encoding recombinase RecA, with amino-acid sequence MSTQDDKLKALQLTVDKLDKIYGKGTVMKMGDSKVVPAETISTGSLGVDLALGIGGFPRGRVVEIYGPESSGKTTLAIHAIAEAQKKGGIAAFIDAEHAFDKNYAENLGVDIENLLISQPDNGEQALEVAEHLIRSGALDIVVIDSVAALVPKGELEGEMGDSKMGLQARLMSQALRKLTGAINKTGCCCIFINQLRDKIGVMFGSPETTTGGNALKFYSSIRVDIRRAAQIKDKDEVMGNRVKVKIVKNKMAPPFRTAEFDIMYGLGISKVGEIVDLGVETEVLQKSGSWFSYDNTKLGQGREAVKQLLEDNIEMAEEIENKIKEKLQIKTSKEDKKKAEKEAKAAAKEAKV; translated from the coding sequence ATGAGCACTCAAGATGATAAATTAAAAGCCCTTCAACTAACCGTTGATAAATTGGATAAAATTTACGGCAAAGGAACTGTAATGAAAATGGGCGATTCAAAAGTAGTTCCGGCAGAAACTATCTCAACCGGCTCTTTAGGAGTGGACTTAGCACTTGGAATAGGCGGATTTCCAAGAGGACGTGTAGTTGAAATCTACGGTCCGGAATCTTCAGGAAAAACAACCCTTGCCATACATGCAATTGCAGAGGCTCAAAAAAAGGGCGGAATAGCTGCTTTTATAGATGCAGAGCATGCTTTTGATAAAAATTACGCAGAAAACCTGGGTGTTGACATCGAAAACCTTTTAATCAGTCAACCGGATAATGGTGAGCAAGCGCTTGAAGTTGCAGAACACCTTATTCGCTCAGGAGCACTGGACATTGTTGTGATAGATTCAGTTGCCGCCCTTGTGCCTAAAGGAGAACTGGAAGGTGAAATGGGAGACTCTAAAATGGGTTTACAAGCCCGACTGATGTCTCAGGCATTGAGAAAGTTAACCGGCGCAATTAATAAAACCGGCTGTTGCTGCATCTTTATAAATCAGTTGAGAGATAAAATCGGAGTGATGTTCGGAAGCCCTGAAACAACTACCGGTGGAAATGCCCTTAAGTTTTATTCGTCTATTCGGGTAGACATTAGAAGAGCTGCGCAAATTAAAGACAAAGATGAGGTTATGGGTAACCGCGTAAAAGTAAAAATTGTGAAAAATAAAATGGCTCCCCCATTTAGAACTGCTGAATTTGATATAATGTACGGCTTGGGAATTTCCAAAGTTGGAGAAATAGTAGATCTGGGTGTTGAAACTGAAGTACTCCAAAAAAGCGGATCATGGTTTAGCTATGATAATACTAAATTAGGACAGGGCAGAGAAGCGGTTAAACAACTTCTGGAAGATAATATAGAAATGGCTGAAGAAATTGAAAATAAAATAAAAGAAAAACTTCAGATAAAAACTTCCAAAGAAGATAAAAAGAAAGCTGAAAAAGAAGCTAAGGCTGCTGCAAAAGAAGCTAAAGTATGA